The following are from one region of the Catenulispora sp. EB89 genome:
- a CDS encoding ricin-type beta-trefoil lectin domain protein — protein sequence MKTPPRRLLTALAALCLGIGAALGLIAAPAQATGKTPAAPAAQTVQAVRAAASGTTEQTFLTFYGWWDNTPPGGVISYPQIHQTAGGTGTYSDPITFATDSSEQPPGTIVYVPRVGKYFIMEDSCEECSADWTGHGPNGGPNLRHLDLWLGGQGGNAFNAIECEDALTNYNSDGTPSMEPVIVNPPSNETVTSEPIFNTSTGACYGGAKPTITVGQYKNVSTGKCMTDPNDSSSSGVLLVTAACDSSAGQQFTFDGTFLQINHLCADYSTSQISMQKCTAGPSQQWSYNTDLTFTDIQSGKKYINDSSGKVKAGSSSSTTKTWTFIPGQSGSSSDFSLSASPSSASVAAGGTATATVSTAVTSGSAESVALSASGGPVGSTVSFSPASVTSGGSSTLSVATSSTTAAGTYPITITGTASSGTHTATYTVTVTSSSGGGCTAAQLLVNPGFESGTGSGWTGTSSLGFNPITNSTSGEPPHSGSWEAWLNGNGSSDTDTVSQKVTIPSGCTATLSYWLHVDTTESTSSAKPDTFTVQLLNSSGTVLTTLASFSNLDKASGYVQHSSDVSAYAGQSVTVRFTGTETDKNGGTTSFVLDDTALNTK from the coding sequence ATGAAGACACCCCCACGGCGCCTGCTCACGGCGCTCGCAGCCCTCTGTCTGGGCATCGGTGCGGCCCTCGGCCTGATCGCGGCCCCGGCGCAGGCGACCGGCAAAACCCCGGCCGCACCGGCGGCCCAGACGGTCCAGGCAGTCCGGGCGGCGGCATCGGGCACCACCGAGCAGACGTTCCTCACCTTCTACGGTTGGTGGGACAACACGCCTCCGGGCGGCGTCATCTCCTATCCGCAGATCCACCAGACCGCCGGCGGGACCGGCACCTACTCCGATCCGATCACCTTCGCCACGGACTCCAGCGAGCAGCCGCCCGGGACGATCGTCTACGTCCCGCGCGTCGGCAAGTACTTCATCATGGAGGACAGCTGCGAGGAGTGCAGCGCGGACTGGACCGGCCACGGGCCCAACGGCGGTCCCAACCTGCGGCACCTCGACCTGTGGCTGGGCGGGCAGGGCGGCAACGCGTTCAATGCCATCGAATGCGAGGACGCGCTGACCAACTACAACTCCGACGGCACGCCGTCCATGGAGCCGGTGATCGTCAACCCGCCGTCGAACGAGACGGTGACCTCCGAGCCGATCTTCAACACCAGCACCGGCGCGTGCTACGGCGGCGCGAAGCCGACGATCACCGTCGGGCAGTACAAGAACGTCTCGACCGGCAAGTGCATGACCGACCCGAACGACAGCTCCTCGTCCGGGGTGCTGCTGGTGACCGCGGCGTGCGACAGCTCGGCGGGCCAGCAGTTCACGTTCGACGGCACGTTCCTGCAGATCAACCACCTCTGCGCGGACTACTCGACGTCGCAGATCTCGATGCAGAAGTGCACGGCGGGGCCGAGCCAGCAGTGGTCGTACAACACCGACCTGACGTTCACCGACATCCAGTCCGGCAAGAAGTACATCAACGACTCGTCGGGCAAGGTCAAGGCCGGTAGCAGCTCCAGCACGACGAAGACGTGGACGTTCATCCCGGGGCAGAGCGGGTCGTCGAGCGACTTCTCGCTCTCGGCGTCCCCGTCCTCGGCCTCCGTCGCCGCCGGCGGCACCGCGACCGCGACCGTGTCCACCGCGGTCACGTCCGGCAGCGCCGAGTCCGTCGCGCTGAGCGCCAGCGGCGGGCCGGTGGGGTCCACGGTCAGCTTCAGCCCGGCGTCGGTCACCTCCGGCGGCAGCTCGACGCTGAGCGTGGCGACGAGTTCCACGACGGCTGCCGGGACCTACCCGATCACCATCACCGGCACGGCTTCGTCCGGTACTCACACCGCCACTTACACGGTGACGGTGACGTCGTCCTCGGGCGGCGGTTGCACCGCGGCGCAGCTGTTGGTCAACCCCGGTTTCGAGAGCGGCACCGGGAGCGGCTGGACCGGCACGTCCTCGCTCGGCTTCAACCCGATCACCAACAGCACGAGCGGGGAGCCGCCGCACTCGGGGTCGTGGGAGGCGTGGCTGAACGGGAACGGCAGCAGTGACACCGACACGGTTTCGCAGAAGGTGACGATTCCGTCCGGGTGCACGGCGACGCTGTCGTACTGGCTGCATGTCGACACGACGGAGAGCACGTCCAGCGCCAAGCCGGACACGTTCACCGTTCAGCTGCTGAACTCGTCGGGCACCGTGCTCACGACGCTTGCGAGCTTCAGCAACTTGGACAAGGCGAGTGGGTACGTGCAGCACAGCAGTGATGTTTCGGCTTATGCGGGTCAGAGCGTCACGGTGCGGTTCACCGGTACGGAGACCGACAAGAACGGCGGTACGACCAGCTTCGTGCTTGACGACACGGCGTTGAACACGAAGTAG
- a CDS encoding NYN domain-containing protein: protein MLTGGEANGKVLRSALFVDFDNVFIGLRDSSPRAAEVFSRSPEAWLGWLSRVPEVVQVPSGEGPAEGLEPESQGTARRLLLTRNCYLNPVQDTKGFRAFFTRAGFRVVDCPSLTQHGKSSADIHMVMDILDILAHPVRYDEVIVMSADADFTAVMLRLRSHDRRTVSVSSSPVAHAYRAACDLVVSDEEFTRQLLGLQRSASSVGVAADGGLSQLSQSSGLPEGIEEFIEDLVRKSPKAVSHASIASQLMKKFGRGQTVGGQWFGYGAFGDVLGSLTLTLDDQPLVVDFATPGYVLDPARHSRPVPTPDATEGLDPDLAAFITAVHSTTGMPKLAPATYRGLFEQIHAEVRDLLAAGQPYVVESVAGAVAQRCYEAGIPVTVSQVKFVLRGYELSGYWRGGPQGSSAADLANASRDSALARCVQMGIPGTDENLALLDRWLVEE from the coding sequence GTGCTGACAGGTGGGGAAGCGAACGGCAAGGTTTTGCGTTCGGCGTTGTTCGTCGACTTCGACAACGTGTTTATCGGATTGCGGGACTCCAGTCCGCGTGCGGCGGAGGTGTTCAGTCGGTCGCCGGAGGCTTGGCTGGGTTGGTTGAGTCGCGTTCCAGAGGTGGTTCAGGTCCCTAGCGGCGAGGGTCCGGCGGAGGGTCTTGAGCCCGAATCGCAGGGGACGGCGCGGCGCTTGCTGCTCACTCGTAACTGCTACTTGAACCCGGTGCAGGACACCAAGGGCTTCCGTGCGTTCTTCACGCGCGCCGGGTTCCGGGTCGTGGACTGCCCTTCGCTGACGCAGCACGGTAAGAGCAGCGCGGACATCCACATGGTGATGGATATTCTGGACATTCTTGCGCATCCGGTTCGCTATGACGAGGTGATCGTCATGAGCGCGGATGCGGACTTCACGGCGGTGATGCTGCGTTTGCGCAGCCATGATCGGCGGACGGTGAGTGTGTCGAGCAGCCCGGTCGCGCATGCCTACCGCGCAGCTTGCGATCTGGTCGTCTCCGACGAGGAGTTCACTCGGCAGCTGTTGGGCTTGCAGCGTTCGGCGAGCAGCGTGGGCGTCGCCGCGGACGGCGGGCTGTCGCAGCTCTCGCAGTCCAGCGGGCTGCCGGAGGGTATCGAGGAGTTCATCGAGGACCTGGTCCGCAAGTCACCGAAGGCGGTCTCGCACGCCAGCATCGCCAGCCAACTCATGAAGAAGTTCGGCCGCGGCCAAACCGTCGGCGGCCAGTGGTTCGGCTACGGAGCGTTCGGCGACGTCCTGGGCTCGCTGACGTTGACCCTGGACGACCAGCCGCTGGTGGTGGACTTCGCGACACCGGGATACGTCCTGGACCCGGCGCGCCACAGCCGGCCAGTCCCGACGCCGGACGCCACCGAAGGCCTGGACCCGGACCTGGCCGCATTCATCACGGCAGTGCACTCCACCACCGGCATGCCCAAACTCGCCCCGGCGACCTACCGCGGCCTGTTCGAGCAGATCCACGCAGAGGTCAGAGACCTGCTCGCAGCAGGCCAACCGTACGTAGTGGAGTCCGTGGCCGGCGCCGTGGCACAGCGCTGCTACGAGGCGGGCATCCCGGTCACGGTGAGCCAGGTGAAGTTCGTCCTGCGAGGCTATGAGCTGTCGGGCTACTGGCGCGGCGGCCCGCAGGGCTCGTCGGCAGCGGACCTGGCGAACGCGAGCCGCGACAGCGCGCTGGCACGATGCGTGCAGATGGGGATTCCGGGGACTGACGAGAACTTGGCGCTGCTCGACCGGTGGTTGGTTGAGGAGTAG
- a CDS encoding APC family permease has protein sequence MTASGTSPSRSTETAEDGHPPRLHRGLKMLGTLFITLSATTPASSVFIISPGVVGQAGTGAFWAFAVAGVVGVFMALVYAELSSAFPLSGGEYAITARALGRLPGFVVLGLILVTQLLIVAVIALGVGTYLEVLFPHLDVAVTAAVTTLLATALAVFDVKLNAWVTGIFLAIEMIALIVVSALGFFHPKRSLADLIAHPVAAAAGGSTVTAVGVGTIGAATAVAIFAYNGYGSAVYFGEETKDAPRSIARTILWALAIAVLAELIPTTAVLIGAPNLPSLFGADNMMKYFITATSNSTVNDAISLAIAIAIFNAVLAIILVTARMVFSTGRDAAWPSPVSKALAAIHPKFGSPWIATIATGVVSAGFCFADDTFLLVVTSTTIIAVYAALALSSIAGRRNGTTTHAAYRMPAWPVAPVLALGAIGYVVYENFQDPKVGRPSLWTTLGIAAVSAVYYLAVVRRRGGWELKGAEDE, from the coding sequence ATGACTGCTTCAGGCACGTCCCCGTCCCGTTCCACCGAAACCGCCGAGGACGGCCACCCTCCCCGGCTGCACCGCGGGCTGAAGATGCTCGGAACCCTGTTCATCACGCTGTCGGCCACCACCCCGGCCTCGTCCGTGTTCATCATCAGCCCCGGCGTCGTCGGCCAGGCCGGGACCGGCGCGTTCTGGGCGTTCGCGGTGGCCGGCGTCGTCGGTGTCTTCATGGCCCTGGTGTACGCCGAGCTGTCCTCGGCGTTCCCGCTGTCCGGCGGCGAGTACGCGATCACCGCCCGCGCGCTCGGCCGGCTGCCGGGCTTCGTGGTGCTGGGGCTGATCCTGGTCACGCAGCTGCTGATCGTCGCGGTCATCGCGCTCGGCGTGGGGACGTACCTGGAGGTGCTGTTCCCGCATCTGGACGTCGCGGTCACCGCCGCCGTCACGACACTGCTGGCCACGGCCCTGGCGGTCTTCGACGTCAAGCTGAACGCCTGGGTCACCGGCATCTTCCTGGCCATCGAGATGATCGCCCTGATCGTCGTCAGCGCCCTGGGCTTCTTCCACCCCAAGCGCTCCCTCGCCGACCTGATAGCGCACCCGGTGGCCGCCGCAGCCGGCGGCTCGACGGTGACCGCAGTCGGCGTTGGCACCATCGGCGCGGCCACCGCCGTCGCCATCTTCGCCTACAACGGCTACGGCTCAGCGGTCTACTTCGGCGAGGAGACGAAGGACGCCCCCCGCAGCATCGCCAGAACCATCCTGTGGGCCCTGGCCATCGCGGTCCTGGCCGAGCTGATCCCGACCACCGCAGTCCTGATCGGCGCCCCGAACCTGCCCAGCCTGTTCGGCGCGGACAACATGATGAAGTACTTCATCACCGCGACCTCGAACTCAACAGTCAACGACGCGATCAGCCTGGCCATCGCCATCGCGATCTTCAACGCGGTCCTGGCGATCATCCTGGTGACCGCCCGCATGGTCTTCTCCACCGGCCGCGACGCAGCCTGGCCATCCCCGGTGAGCAAAGCACTGGCAGCGATCCACCCGAAGTTCGGCAGCCCCTGGATCGCCACCATCGCCACCGGCGTGGTCAGCGCCGGCTTCTGCTTCGCCGACGACACCTTCCTCCTGGTGGTGACCTCGACAACGATCATCGCCGTCTACGCCGCCCTGGCCCTGTCCTCCATCGCCGGCCGCCGCAACGGCACCACCACCCACGCCGCCTACCGCATGCCCGCCTGGCCGGTGGCACCGGTGCTGGCACTGGGCGCGATCGGATACGTGGTCTACGAGAACTTCCAGGACCCGAAGGTCGGCCGCCCGAGCCTGTGGACAACGCTGGGCATCGCGGCGGTGTCGGCGGTGTACTACCTGGCGGTGGTGCGGCGGCGGGGCGGTTGGGAGCTGAAGGGGGCTGAGGACGAGTAG
- a CDS encoding TetR/AcrR family transcriptional regulator yields MGRPSRAHEKRAELVEAARQAVLERGVAGLRMRDVADQAEMTPGAVQYYFPTLTDVLREVQREAVERFCVDRETAARVEPDPRRRLVGMIRSGLPAGSDDELVRLLLELGTFARRDPAYSAQHVRLYERQVAVYAAILEAGAAVGVFTLSRDPNTIARSLVLLEDGLGLHLTQAVPPLDVRAAETILLAYAADATGCDLTAVEGL; encoded by the coding sequence ATGGGGAGACCGAGTAGAGCCCACGAGAAGCGCGCCGAGCTCGTCGAGGCGGCGCGCCAGGCGGTCCTGGAGCGCGGCGTCGCCGGGCTGCGCATGCGCGACGTCGCCGACCAGGCCGAGATGACCCCCGGCGCGGTCCAGTACTACTTCCCGACGCTGACCGACGTCCTGCGCGAGGTGCAACGCGAGGCCGTCGAAAGGTTCTGCGTCGACCGGGAGACGGCCGCCCGCGTCGAACCGGACCCCCGGCGGCGTCTGGTCGGCATGATCCGCTCGGGCCTGCCGGCCGGGAGCGACGATGAGCTGGTCCGGTTGCTGCTGGAGCTGGGTACGTTCGCCCGTCGCGATCCCGCATATTCGGCGCAGCACGTCCGGCTCTACGAGCGGCAGGTCGCGGTGTACGCCGCGATCCTGGAGGCCGGAGCGGCGGTCGGGGTGTTCACCCTGTCCCGCGACCCGAACACCATCGCCCGCAGCCTGGTCCTGCTCGAGGACGGCCTCGGGCTGCACCTGACCCAGGCCGTGCCGCCGCTGGACGTCCGCGCCGCCGAGACGATCCTGCTGGCCTACGCCGCCGACGCCACGGGCTGCGACCTGACCGCCGTGGAAGGACTCTGA
- a CDS encoding P1 family peptidase has protein sequence MTGAERLRARALGLPLPGTPGPHNAITDVAGVHIGETTLIEGDAVRTGVTAILPRPPETVEQPCAAGWYSLNGNGEMTGTAWLSETGTLRLPVLITNTHAIGAAHRGVIDWTVREKPHVADEWLLPVVAETWDGYLNAINAPTVQPHHAVAAIDAARPGPVAEGSVGGGTGMNCYGFKGGNGTASRRVGYGAETYTVGAFLQANFGSRRELTICGTHVGPALSEDNPMEDAGRRQPPGSGSVIVVIATDAPLLPQQCTALARRVPLGLARTGTTGSHFSGDLFLAFSTANEDAFGRGMGFPDGEPGYGALRFIPWNRMDAFYEAVVEAVEEAVLNVLFASQTMIGRGGHRSPGLPVAEVLRLTGAFSHSG, from the coding sequence ATGACCGGTGCCGAACGCCTTCGGGCCCGAGCCCTCGGCCTGCCCCTGCCCGGCACCCCGGGGCCGCACAACGCGATCACCGACGTCGCGGGCGTCCACATCGGCGAGACCACGCTCATCGAGGGTGACGCGGTCCGCACCGGTGTCACCGCGATCCTGCCGCGCCCGCCGGAGACCGTCGAGCAGCCCTGCGCCGCCGGCTGGTACTCGCTCAACGGCAACGGCGAGATGACCGGCACGGCCTGGCTCAGTGAGACCGGCACCCTGCGCCTGCCGGTCCTGATCACCAACACGCACGCCATCGGCGCGGCGCACCGCGGCGTGATCGACTGGACGGTCCGCGAGAAGCCGCACGTCGCTGACGAATGGCTGCTGCCGGTCGTCGCCGAGACGTGGGACGGCTACCTGAACGCCATCAACGCCCCCACGGTCCAGCCGCACCACGCCGTCGCCGCGATCGACGCGGCCCGCCCCGGCCCGGTCGCCGAGGGCTCCGTCGGCGGCGGCACCGGCATGAACTGCTACGGCTTCAAGGGCGGCAACGGCACCGCCTCGCGCCGCGTCGGCTACGGCGCCGAGACGTACACGGTCGGCGCGTTCCTCCAGGCCAACTTCGGGTCTCGCAGGGAACTGACGATCTGCGGTACGCACGTCGGACCCGCGCTGTCCGAGGACAACCCGATGGAGGACGCCGGGCGCCGCCAGCCGCCGGGCTCCGGTTCGGTCATCGTCGTCATCGCCACCGACGCCCCGCTGCTCCCGCAGCAGTGCACCGCGCTGGCCCGGCGCGTCCCGCTCGGGCTGGCCCGCACCGGGACGACCGGCTCGCACTTCTCCGGCGACCTGTTCCTCGCGTTCTCCACCGCGAACGAGGACGCGTTCGGCCGCGGCATGGGATTCCCCGACGGCGAGCCGGGTTACGGCGCGCTGCGGTTCATCCCCTGGAACCGGATGGACGCGTTCTACGAGGCGGTCGTCGAGGCGGTGGAGGAGGCCGTGCTCAACGTGCTGTTCGCGTCGCAGACCATGATCGGACGCGGCGGGCACCGGTCGCCGGGGCTGCCGGTGGCCGAGGTGCTGCGCCTGACCGGCGCGTTCTCACATTCCGGTTGA
- a CDS encoding arylsulfotransferase family protein, with protein MRTPRTNVRAAALATAAAAALIVGVVPAAAASAAAASASAAPQLPAWTVLTDASGAGHGDIFVAPSSSDAKYANGVEILSPDGRKTVWSHQVPAGLSAADFRAQTYHGKPVLTWWEGTGLGGLASGTDVIYDASYHQIAEVRAGNGYTADGHEFVITPRNTALILAYTQKTADLTSIGGSSHQKVIDGVVQEIDIATGKVLFQWNSADHVPYSQSEQPLPASPDTPWDWFHINAVKVDGDNLLVDARNTWTAYEISHATGKVLWQLGGKASSFKLRTAAGQELNTAGSFFAWQHDPEPLGGGRYSFFDNESAGIANTGSGAVADYPYSRVVTVQLDPRKHVATLIRSDAQPAGLTASSQGNAQPERGGRVFVGWGALPYVSEFDRTGAVVFSAEFPAGVNTYRAYRFDWK; from the coding sequence ATGCGCACTCCTCGAACGAACGTCCGGGCCGCCGCTCTCGCCACGGCGGCGGCCGCCGCCCTGATCGTCGGCGTCGTCCCGGCCGCCGCCGCCTCTGCCGCCGCCGCCTCTGCCTCGGCCGCGCCGCAGCTGCCGGCCTGGACCGTCCTGACCGACGCGTCCGGCGCCGGACACGGCGACATCTTCGTCGCGCCCTCCTCCTCCGACGCCAAGTACGCCAACGGCGTGGAGATCCTGAGCCCGGACGGCAGGAAGACCGTCTGGTCGCACCAGGTCCCGGCCGGGTTGTCCGCAGCGGACTTCCGTGCGCAGACCTACCACGGCAAGCCGGTGCTGACCTGGTGGGAGGGGACCGGCCTCGGCGGGCTGGCGTCCGGCACCGACGTCATCTACGACGCGAGCTACCACCAGATCGCCGAAGTCCGCGCCGGCAACGGCTATACCGCCGACGGCCACGAGTTCGTCATCACCCCGCGCAACACCGCGCTGATCCTCGCCTACACGCAGAAGACCGCCGACCTCACCTCCATCGGCGGCTCGTCGCACCAGAAGGTGATCGACGGCGTCGTGCAGGAGATCGACATCGCGACCGGCAAGGTGCTCTTCCAGTGGAACAGCGCCGACCACGTCCCCTACTCGCAGAGCGAGCAGCCACTGCCGGCGTCCCCGGACACCCCCTGGGACTGGTTCCACATCAACGCCGTCAAGGTGGACGGCGACAACCTGCTCGTGGACGCGCGCAACACCTGGACCGCCTACGAGATCTCGCACGCGACCGGCAAGGTGCTGTGGCAGCTGGGCGGCAAGGCCAGCTCCTTCAAGCTCCGGACCGCCGCCGGCCAGGAGCTGAACACCGCAGGGTCCTTCTTCGCCTGGCAGCACGACCCGGAGCCGCTGGGCGGCGGCCGCTACAGCTTCTTCGACAACGAGTCCGCCGGTATCGCCAACACCGGCAGCGGCGCCGTCGCCGACTACCCCTACAGCCGGGTCGTCACCGTGCAGCTCGACCCCCGCAAGCATGTCGCGACCCTGATTCGCTCCGACGCGCAGCCCGCCGGGCTCACCGCGTCCTCGCAGGGCAACGCGCAGCCGGAGCGCGGTGGCCGGGTGTTCGTGGGCTGGGGCGCGCTGCCGTACGTCTCGGAGTTCGACCGGACCGGTGCGGTGGTCTTCAGCGCCGAGTTCCCCGCCGGCGTGAACACCTACCGGGCCTACCGCTTCGACTGGAAGTGA
- a CDS encoding alpha/beta fold hydrolase translates to MNNLRLADGRTLEYLVAGPEDGTPLVFHHGTPFAAIVFDPLVEAAARHGLRTVVYSRPGYAGSSPQPGRTVASAAEDTAALLDELGAERFVTVGWSGGGPHALACAALLPGRCVAAATLAGVAPFHAEGLDWLDGMGAENVDEFAAATTGAEPLTAYLSEQAAAMADVQGPQIAAALGDLISEVDRKALTDAFAEYAAEAFRRSVSEGVAGWRDDDLAFIADWGFDLARIQTPVAIWQGAEDRMVPFAHGRWLASHVGGATERLRPAEGHLSLVVGGFGEMVGELAAQLG, encoded by the coding sequence ATGAACAATCTTCGCCTCGCGGACGGTCGGACTCTGGAGTACTTGGTGGCGGGCCCCGAGGACGGGACGCCGCTGGTCTTCCACCACGGCACGCCGTTCGCGGCGATCGTGTTCGATCCGCTGGTCGAGGCCGCGGCGCGGCATGGCCTGCGGACCGTCGTCTACAGCCGCCCCGGGTACGCCGGCTCGTCGCCGCAGCCGGGCCGCACGGTCGCCTCGGCCGCCGAGGACACCGCCGCCCTGCTGGACGAACTGGGCGCCGAGCGCTTCGTGACCGTCGGCTGGTCCGGCGGCGGCCCGCACGCCCTGGCGTGCGCCGCGCTGCTGCCGGGGCGCTGCGTGGCGGCGGCGACGCTGGCCGGCGTCGCGCCGTTCCACGCCGAGGGGCTGGACTGGCTGGACGGGATGGGTGCGGAGAACGTCGACGAGTTCGCCGCGGCCACCACCGGCGCGGAGCCGCTGACGGCGTACCTGAGCGAGCAGGCGGCCGCCATGGCCGACGTGCAGGGGCCGCAGATCGCGGCGGCCCTCGGCGACCTCATCTCGGAGGTCGACCGCAAGGCCCTGACCGACGCCTTCGCCGAGTACGCGGCCGAAGCCTTCCGCAGGTCGGTCTCCGAAGGCGTCGCGGGCTGGCGCGACGACGACCTGGCCTTCATCGCCGACTGGGGCTTCGACCTCGCGCGCATCCAGACCCCCGTCGCCATCTGGCAGGGCGCCGAGGACCGCATGGTCCCCTTCGCCCACGGCCGCTGGCTGGCGAGCCACGTCGGCGGCGCCACCGAGCGGCTGCGGCCGGCAGAGGGGCACCTTTCGTTGGTGGTTGGTGGGTTCGGGGAGATGGTCGGGGAGCTTGCGGCGCAGTTGGGGTGA
- a CDS encoding PP2C family protein-serine/threonine phosphatase, whose protein sequence is MNALTVAALAAAAGLASTALGELTSKEVRGRLDKIPVAILRLAGRRLGTAVRDDLLDEWSAELHEIMQGPDALPVTRVLVGTRFALGLLTAGPRIEKELATADEAVGDHRGELPPSFQQAMPGVLVQSEELRLAACYLPTVLRTTGATSAREHELVIRGGWYDTIPIDQGRTGLVVGNVVVPGTASREHIATEMDIMVRLRAIVRARASRNVPPAELLRHVSRRANALGRRYPISAVTTLVYCVHDAEHQTLTYANAGHIPPMMRLPNGSVLTLDENTGSPLDAGQHSWLETSVAAPAGSFVAFYTKGLLQRGVNDLPALLAQDPDQGPATTGAGPVDLVRDLILAAARPAESDTAHDLALMVAHIPLPGTTQYSPFQATSAA, encoded by the coding sequence ATGAACGCGCTGACGGTAGCGGCGCTCGCCGCGGCAGCCGGACTCGCGAGCACCGCGCTGGGAGAACTGACGAGTAAGGAAGTCCGAGGTCGGCTGGACAAGATACCCGTCGCCATCTTACGGCTGGCCGGCCGCCGCCTTGGCACGGCAGTCCGTGACGACCTGCTCGACGAGTGGAGCGCCGAGCTCCACGAGATCATGCAAGGCCCGGATGCGTTGCCCGTAACCCGCGTGCTGGTCGGCACACGCTTCGCCCTCGGGCTGCTCACCGCCGGCCCTCGCATCGAGAAGGAGCTGGCGACAGCCGATGAGGCGGTGGGAGACCACCGAGGAGAGTTGCCGCCAAGCTTCCAACAGGCGATGCCCGGCGTCCTGGTCCAATCGGAAGAGCTTCGCCTCGCGGCCTGCTACTTGCCGACGGTGCTGCGTACCACGGGTGCAACATCGGCAAGGGAACACGAACTCGTCATCAGGGGCGGCTGGTACGACACCATTCCCATCGACCAGGGCCGCACCGGGCTCGTAGTCGGCAACGTCGTCGTCCCTGGGACAGCCTCCCGCGAGCACATTGCCACCGAGATGGACATCATGGTGCGACTCAGGGCGATCGTCCGAGCCCGCGCGTCTCGAAACGTGCCACCCGCGGAGCTCTTGCGGCACGTCAGCCGTCGCGCAAACGCATTAGGACGCCGCTACCCAATATCTGCGGTCACGACCTTGGTGTACTGCGTCCATGACGCTGAGCACCAGACCCTGACCTACGCCAACGCCGGGCACATCCCTCCCATGATGCGATTGCCGAACGGCAGTGTGCTGACACTCGACGAAAACACAGGCTCGCCACTCGACGCGGGACAGCACAGTTGGCTTGAGACATCCGTGGCCGCTCCGGCAGGATCCTTCGTTGCGTTCTACACGAAGGGCCTGCTCCAGCGCGGCGTCAACGATCTTCCTGCCTTGCTGGCCCAAGACCCTGACCAGGGACCGGCAACGACCGGCGCCGGTCCCGTCGACCTGGTCCGTGACCTGATCCTGGCGGCTGCGCGTCCTGCTGAGAGCGACACTGCACACGACCTCGCGCTCATGGTCGCCCACATCCCGCTGCCAGGCACCACCCAGTACTCGCCGTTCCAGGCCACCTCAGCTGCTTGA
- a CDS encoding PadR family transcriptional regulator has protein sequence MDEVRVTLAVAAVLKAFLEDAAEPRYGYDLMRQTGFASGKLYPVLARLERAGWLVKEIESVDPALVGRPARRLYRLSAEGADAAERALAGVNDLVRLPAPRLVGRPEAGPA, from the coding sequence ATGGACGAAGTCCGTGTGACTCTTGCCGTGGCCGCCGTACTGAAGGCGTTCCTTGAGGATGCCGCCGAGCCGCGTTACGGATACGACCTGATGCGGCAGACAGGCTTCGCGAGCGGCAAGCTCTACCCCGTACTTGCCCGCCTGGAAAGGGCTGGATGGCTGGTCAAGGAGATCGAAAGCGTCGATCCAGCCCTCGTGGGACGGCCCGCGCGCCGCCTGTACCGACTCAGCGCCGAGGGCGCGGACGCCGCCGAGCGCGCGCTCGCCGGCGTTAACGATCTGGTACGCCTTCCAGCTCCGCGGCTGGTCGGCCGTCCGGAAGCAGGACCGGCATGA
- a CDS encoding class I SAM-dependent methyltransferase: MDWSRDFYSTTGRWWGPAESGVTERDHERVALVRTASAATSEATTMLELGCGYGSTAALAARSGFQVLGIDISDRLQFARRYLDEAAPGTLGFAYADFYRFAARRRFDVICYWNGFGIGTDADQRVLLRRIAQEWLAPGGVALIDVANPLAWSRWAGEVEHKAARPQDGYRYALTERIDFDPIGCRYIDTWWEQDHPERAHTQTGRCYTPADFELLLAGTGLTLNAAYVNGVAIGDDGDAASRAGLLTERHEWLAVLRADDAGCAGD, encoded by the coding sequence ATGGACTGGTCCAGGGACTTCTACTCGACGACCGGACGCTGGTGGGGCCCTGCGGAGTCGGGCGTCACGGAGCGGGACCACGAACGCGTGGCGCTGGTACGGACGGCCTCGGCTGCCACGTCCGAGGCCACGACCATGCTTGAGCTCGGCTGCGGCTACGGGAGCACGGCGGCGCTGGCGGCACGGAGCGGCTTCCAGGTCCTCGGCATCGACATCAGCGACCGCCTTCAGTTCGCGCGGCGTTACCTGGACGAGGCCGCGCCGGGCACGCTGGGCTTCGCCTACGCGGACTTCTACCGCTTCGCCGCGCGCCGACGGTTCGACGTCATCTGTTACTGGAACGGGTTCGGTATCGGGACGGACGCCGACCAACGCGTCCTGCTGCGGCGGATCGCGCAGGAGTGGCTGGCCCCCGGCGGCGTGGCGCTCATCGACGTCGCCAACCCCCTGGCGTGGTCCCGCTGGGCCGGCGAAGTCGAGCACAAGGCGGCACGCCCGCAGGACGGGTACCGCTACGCGCTGACCGAGCGCATCGACTTCGACCCGATCGGCTGCCGCTACATCGACACGTGGTGGGAGCAGGACCATCCCGAGCGGGCCCACACACAGACGGGACGCTGCTACACACCGGCCGACTTCGAGCTGCTGCTGGCAGGCACCGGGCTGACGCTCAACGCGGCATACGTCAACGGCGTGGCGATCGGCGACGACGGCGACGCTGCTTCGCGTGCGGGTCTGCTGACCGAACGGCACGAGTGGCTTGCCGTGCTGAGGGCAGACGATGCGGGCTGCGCAGGCGACTGA